The genomic DNA aaaaacataaaacctATATGAAATACtgaaaggaaattttttttaaaatgtaaatatGAAGGTGTGCATGAATTGCAAGTTCAAGGTGGCCATGTGTATGTGAAATATGTCACATGATGTAGTAAGATATGATGGTTAAATGTTGTATAGAGTGGATTATGGTGCTGCTTTAGAGGGAGTAACACTTTCGTATTTATCTTTGATTAGTCTATCATAACAAAATAGATATTGCTTTGTGATCTATTCATTTGTCAATTCCTGTTTCTTTGTTCTATTGCTTACCATCTATCTGGAAACTCCAATTTGAGGTTCATCTCTGTGAAATTGTTAACTGACTTGTTTCATCTAGTTTGTAGTATGTAAACTATACTGCCAGCATATACTTTTCATTGTCCGAGTAGCAGATTGGCAGTGTCATCCTATGATTGATAAACTGTAGAATAAcacataattttcattttttttttcttttctcttacttggtttttaataattttttttcacctgAAGGAATTAGTTCTTACGGGATCATTAAGTGAAAGTGGACAAAATCAGTTACATTGGCTGACAAGGACACTAGAAGCAACCAATAGCAACTGGTAAAACAAATGTTTGTTGTGTTGGCTGTTTATAGGCTTTGTGGTCTTAAGTACTAGCAAGGTTTTGAATCAAAACAGAAGCTATGAATTTTCGTACGATGTTTCATTTCAGCTACTCTAATATCAGCATTTTTAAAACCACACaggatttttagtttttcattatGATATTTTCATAAACTTTTGAAACCTTGAGAATTGGTTCCCCATATCTATACCCTTCCGATCATTGAATGGTTCCTTTTTCCTTTGCGACTCTAGGCGCATGGTTGTTGGATTCCATCCATTGGTTGTTTgtgaagagaagaaagaggaattGGAGGCAAATCAATTTTATGAGCCTCTACACCATATTTTCCTAAGATTTGGAGTTGTGAGTATTAGATCATTATATTTAATGTTGATAAGTGTAGAGTAGTCCTCTCAGACCCAAGGTTTTGAATATCTGGATCTGCATCAGTTCTGAAGGTGATGGCAAAACTGACTACAAATTTATGCACTTACTCTCCAGAATGTGTATCTAAGTGGTCAGGGCTGCACTAACCATGTCCGACGTGGTAACATCGCTTACATTGGGAATCCGACTCCCAGAGAGAATGAATCTTATGTGGCATCTGTAAATGGGAAGTCAGTCTTTAATGGGTAATTATCTCTCAGCTTCAATGTTGTTCTACATTTTACTCCACACGTGAAAGCTTTTTCTGACTTTTTTCTGTCTTGAGTTCCTCAGAAAATTGGTTAATGGGTTTCTCCTTCACAGAGTCAGCTCACTAGAGATTGTAAGTATTAAATTTTTCTGCATTATGAATATGTCTTGAATAAATTTGGGGAGCGTTGGACGATTGACAAGTTTGAATTAG from Corylus avellana chromosome ca6, CavTom2PMs-1.0 includes the following:
- the LOC132184605 gene encoding uncharacterized protein LOC132184605 isoform X2, which codes for MGFVGMAYLMEKVAKTYNAIFVVNTSELGEDDPLMQNGTLLFPSLKVPWYTTRTKEGHGASCFLEQIKLPYGRTLDIIGVDTGSLQELVLTGSLSESGQNQLHWLTRTLEATNSNWRMVVGFHPLVVCEEKKEELEANQFYEPLHHIFLRFGVNVYLSGQGCTNHVRRGNIAYIGNPTPRENESYVASVNGKSVFNGKLVNGFLLHRVSSLEIVTYFISMAGEVVHRTVIQQRGKEVM
- the LOC132184605 gene encoding uncharacterized protein LOC132184605 isoform X3, encoding MEKVAKTYNAIFVVNTSELGEDDPLMQNGTLLFPSLKVPWYTTRTKEGHGASCFLEQIKLPYGRTLDIIGVDTGSLQELVLTGSLSESGQNQLHWLTRTLEATNSNWRMVVGFHPLVVCEEKKEELEANQFYEPLHHIFLRFGVNVYLSGQGCTNHVRRGNIAYIGNPTPRENESYVASVNGKSVFNGKLVNGFLLHRVSSLEIVTYFISMAGEVVHRTVIQQRGKEVM